Part of the Candidatus Krumholzibacteriia bacterium genome, GGCCGAATATCCCCACTCGTTGTCGTACCAGCCGAGGATCTTGGCGGTGCGATCGCCCTGGACGCTCAGCGACGCCCGGTCGATCACGCAGCTGTGCGGGTCGCCGACGATGTCGCACGAGACGATCTCCTGCTCCTCGAGGCGCAGCACGCCCTGCAGGGCACCGTGCGCGACGGTGCGGAAGGCACTGACGATCTTCTTCGTGTCGACGGGATCGCGCAGCTGCGCGACGAGATCGGTCACCGAGCCCACGGGCACCGGCGCGCGCATGGCCATGCCTTCGATCCGTCCGGCCAGGTGCGGCAGGGCCCGTTCGCTGGCCTTGGCCGCACCGGTCGAGGTCGGGATCAGATTCACCCCCGCCGCGCGGCCGCGGCGCCGTTTGCGGGCCGCGGTGTCGACCAGTGTCTGACTGGCGGTGTAGGCGTGGACGGTGGTGAAGGTGGCGAGTTCCAGGCCGAAGGCCTCGTCGAGTACGTGGAGCATCGGGACCAGGCAGTTCGTGGTGCACGAGGTCGCCGAGACCACCTGGTGCGCTTCGGGATCGAAGACGTCGTGGTTCACGCCGTGCACGATGTGTGCGTCGGCGTCGTCCGAAGGAGCACTGATCAGCACCCGCGGTGCGTGCTGCAGGTGCCCCG contains:
- the gap gene encoding type I glyceraldehyde-3-phosphate dehydrogenase, which codes for MSETRVGINGFGRIGRAVFRQALDRDDVTVVAINDLVGADDLAYLLRYDSVYGRLGSDVALEDGELRVGDLRVAVTSEKDPTSIRWSDHDVDVVVEATGAFRAREKAAGHLQHAPRVLISAPSDDADAHIVHGVNHDVFDPEAHQVVSATSCTTNCLVPMLHVLDEAFGLELATFTTVHAYTASQTLVDTAARKRRRGRAAGVNLIPTSTGAAKASERALPHLAGRIEGMAMRAPVPVGSVTDLVAQLRDPVDTKKIVSAFRTVAHGALQGVLRLEEQEIVSCDIVGDPHSCVIDRASLSVQGDRTAKILGWYDNEWGYSARLLDLSAHMAGVVGTKS